Proteins encoded within one genomic window of Macaca fascicularis isolate 582-1 chromosome 16, T2T-MFA8v1.1:
- the WNK4 gene encoding serine/threonine-protein kinase WNK4 isoform X8 encodes MLAPPATEATVPMSQTEADLALRPPPPLATAGQPRLGPPPRRARRFSGKAEPRPRSSRVSRRSSVDLGLLSSWSLPPSPAPEPPDPPDSSGPGPARSPPPSSKETSEGTWTKGAPVKAAEDSARPKLPDSAVDPGSREPLRVPEAVALERRREQEEKEDMETQAVATSPDGRYLKFDIEIGRGSFKTVYRGLDTDTTVEVAWCELQTRKLSRAERQRFSEEVEMLKGLQHPNIVRFYDSWKSVLRGQVCIVLVTELMTSGTLKTYLRRFREMKPRVLQRWSRQILRGLHFLHSRVPPILHRDLKCDNVFITGPTGSVKIGDLGLATLKRASFAKSVIGTPEFMAPEMYEEKYDEAVDVYAFGMCMLEMATSEYPYSECQNAAQIYRKVTSGRKPNSFYKVKIPEVKEIIEGCIRTDKNERFTIQDLLAHAFFREERGVHVELAEEDDGEKPGLKLWLRMEDARRGGRPRDNQAIEFLFQLGRDAAEEVAQEMVALGLVCEADYQPVARAVRERVAAIQRKREKLRKARELEALPPEPGPPPATVPMAPGPPSAFPPEPEEPEADQHQPFLFRHASYSSTTSDCETDGYLSSSGFLDASDPALQPPGGVPSSPAESHLCLPSAFALSIPRSGPGSDFSPGDSYASDAASGLSDVGEGMGQMRRPPGRNLRRRPRSRLRVTSVSDQNDRVVECQLQTHNSKMVTFRFDLDGDSPEEIAAAMVYNEFILPSERDGFLRRIREIIQRVETLLKRDTGPMEAAEDTLSPQEEPAPLPALPIPLPDPSNELQSSNSLEHRSWAAFSTSSSPGTPLSPGNPFSPGTPIFPGPIFPIASPPCHPSPSPFSPISSQVSSNPSPHPTSSPLPFSSSTPEFPVPLSQFPRSSLPMTSPPTFSPTCSQVTLSPPFFPPCPSTPSLPSTTAAPLLSLASAFSLAVMTVAQSLLSPSPGLLSQSPPAPPSPLPSLPLPPPLAPGGQESPSPHTAEVENEASPPPARPLPGEARLAPISEEGKPQLVGRFQVTSSKEPAEPLPLQPTSPTLSGSPKPSTPQLTSESSDTEDSAGAGPETREALAESDRAAEGLGAGVEEEGDDGKEPPVGGSPPPLSHPSPVWMNYSYNSLCLSSEESESSGEDEEFWAELQSLRQKHLSEVETLQTLQKKEIEDLYSRLGKQPPPGIVAPAAMLSSRQRRLSKGSFPTSRRNSLQRSEPPGPVNSEQKPCISPTPGPTMELVFSESDAFLTNTTEQGRSQH; translated from the exons ATGTTGGCACCCCCGGCCACGGAGGCCACCGTCCCCATGTCCCAGACTGAGGCCGACCTGGCGCTGCGGCCCCCGCCGCCTCTTGCCACCGCGGGGCAGCCCCGCCTCGGGCCCCCTCCTCGCCGAGCGCGCCGCTTCTCCGGGAAGGCTGAGCCTCGGCCGCGCTCTTCTCGTGTCAGCCGCCGTAGCTCAGTCGACTTGGGGCTGCTGAGCTCTTGGTCCCTGCCACCCTCACCCGCTCCGGAACCCCCCGATCCTCCGGACTCCTCTGGTCCTGGCCCCGCAAGGAGCCCACCGCCTAGCTCCAAAGAAACCTCCGAGGGCACGTGGACCAAGGGAGCCCCTGTGAAGGCTGCAGAAGACTCCGCGCGTCCCAAGCTTCCGGACTCTGCAGTGGACCCGGGGTCCAGGGAGCCGCTGAGGGTCCCTGAAGCTGTGGCCCTAGAGCGGCGGCGGgagcaggaagaaaaggaggacaTGGAGACCCAGGCTGTGGCAACGTCCCCCGATGGCCGATACCTCAAGTTTGACATCGAGATTGGACGTGGCTCCTTCAAGACGGTGTATCGAGGGCTAGACACCGACACCACAGTGGAGGTGGCCTGGTGTGAGCTGCAG ACTCGGAAACTATCTAGAGCTGAGCGGCAGCGCTTCTCAGAGGAGGTGGAGATGCTCAAGGGGCTGCAGCACCCCAACATCGTCCGCTTCTACGATTCGTGGAAGTCAGTGCTGAGGGGCCAGGTTTGCATCGTGTTGGTCACCGAACTCATGACCTCGGGCACACTTAAGAC GTACCTGAGGCGGTTCCGGGAGATGAAGCCGCGAGTCCTTCAGCGCTGGAGCCGCCAAATCCTGCGGGGACTTCATTTCCTACACTCCCGGGTTCCTCCCATCCTGCACCGGGATCTCAAGTGCGACAATGTCTTTATCACGGGCCCTACTGGCTCCGTCAAAATCGGGGACCTGGGCCTGGCCACGCTCAAGCGCGCCTCCTTTGCCAAGAGTGTCATCG GGACCCCGGAATTCATGGCCCCCGAGATGTACGAGGAAAAGTACGATGAGGCCGTGGACGTGTACGCGTTCGGCATGTGCATGCTGGAGATGGCCACCTCTGAGTACCCGTACTCCGAGTGCCAGAATGCCGCGCAAATCTACCGCAAGGTCACTTCG GGCAGAAAGCCGAACAGCTTCTACAAGGTGAAGATACCCGAGGTGAAGGAGATCATTGAAGGCTGCATCCGCACGGATAAGAACGAGAG GTTCACCATCCAGGACCTCCTGGCCCACGCCTTCTTCCGCGAGGAGCGCGGTGTGCATGTGGAACTAGCGGAGGAGGACGACGGCGAGAAGCCGGGCCTCAAGCTCTGGTTGCGCATGGAGGACGCGCGGCGTGGGGGGCGCCCACGGGACAACCAGGCTATCGAGTTCCTGTTCCAACTGGGCCGGGACGCGGCCGAGGAGGTGGCACAGGAGATG GTAGCTCTGGGCTTGGTCTGTGAAGCCGATTACCAGCCAGTGGCCCGTGCAGTACGTGAACGGGTTGCCGCCATCCAGCGAAAGCGTGAGAAGCTGCGTAAAGCAAGGGAATTGGAGGCACTCCCACCAGAGCCAGGACCTCCACCAGCAACTGTGCCCATGGCTCCCGGTCCCCCCAGTGCTTTCCCCCCTGAACCTGAGGAGCCAGAGGCAGACCAGCACCAGCCCTTCCTTTTCCGCCACGCCAGCTACTCATCTACCACCT CGGATTGCGAGACTGATGGCTACCTCAGCTCCTCCGGCTTCCTGGATGCCTCAGACCCTGCCCTTCAGCCCCCTGGGGGGGTGCCATCTAGCCCAGCTGAGTCCCATCTCTGCCTGCCCTCG GCTTTTGCCCTATCCATTCCACGTTCTGGCCCTGGAAGTGACTTTTCCCCTGGGGACAG CTATGCCTCAGATGCAGCTTCAGGCCTTAGCGATGTGGGAGAAGGGATGGGACAAATGAGGAGACCCCCAGGGAGGAATCTCCGGCGCAGACCCCGATCCCGGCTGCGGGTCACTAGT GTCTCAGACCAGAATGACAGAGTGGTTGAGTGCCAGCTACAGACCCATAACAGCAAGATGGTGACCTTCCGATTTGATCTGGATGGGGACAGCCCGGAAGAGATTGCAGCTGCCATG GTGTATAACGAGTTCATTCTGCCCTCGGAGCGAGATGGATTTCTCAGACGGATTCGGGAGATTATCCAGCGAGTGGAGACCCTGTTGAAGAGAGACACTGGCCCCATGGAGGCTGCTGAAGACACCCTAAGCCCCCAG GAGGAGCCAGCACCATTACCTGCCCTGCCCATCCCTCTCCCAGACCCATCCAATG AGCTCCAGAGCAGCAACTCCCTGGAGCACAGGAGCTGGGCAGCCTTCTCCACCTCATCTTCTCCTGGAACTCCTTTGTCTCCTGGAAACCCATTTTCCCCTGGAACCCCCATTTTCCCAGGTCCCATCTTCCCCATCGCTTCTCCCCCATGTCATCCTAGCCCTTCCCCATTCTCCCCCATTTCTTCCCAGGTCTCCTCAAATCCCTCTCCACACCCCACCAGCTCTCCACTTCCATTCTCCTCCAGCACACCTGAGTTTCCAGTCCCACTCTCTCAGTTTCCCCGGAGTTCTCTCCCCATGACTTCTCCACCTACATTCTCTCCCACTTGTTCTCAGGTCACTCTTAGTCCCCCTTTCTTTCCTCCATGCCCCTccactccttccctcccctccaccacagcagcccctctcctctctctggctAGTGCATTCTCACTGGCTGTGATGACTGTGGCCCAGTCCCTGCTGTCCCCCTCGCCCGGGCTCCTTTCCCAATCTCCTCCAGCCCCTCCTAGTCCCCTCCCTAGCCTGCCGCTTCCCCCTCCCCTTGCTCCTGGTGGCCAGGAGAGTCCTTCACCCCACACAGCTGAGGTGGAGAATGAG GCCTCGCCACCTCCTGCTCGGCCTCTCCCAGGGGAAGCCAGGCTGGCGCCCATCTCTGAAG AGGGAAAGCCGCAGCTTGTTGGGCGTTTCCAAGTGACTTCATCCAAGGAACCAGCTGAGCCTCTTCCCCTGCAGCCAACATCCCCCACTCTCTCCGGTTCTCCGAAACCTTCAACCCCTCAGCTTACTTCAGAGAGCTCAGACACAGAGGACAGTGCTGGAGCCGGGCCAGAGACCAGGGAAGCTCTGGCTGAGAGCGACCGTGCAGCTGAGGGTCTGGGGGCTGGAGTTGAGGAGGAAGGAGATGATGGGAAGGAACCCCCAGTTGGGGGCAGCCCCCCACCCCTGAGCCATCCCAGCCCAGTGTGGATGAACTACTCCTACAACAGCCTGTGTCTGAGCAGCGAGGAGTCAGAAAGCAGTGGGGAAGATGAGGAGTTCTGGGCTGAGCTGCAGAGTCTTCGGCAGAA GCACTTGTCAGAGGTGGAAACACTACAGAcactacagaaaaaagaaattgaagatttGTACAGCCGGCTGGGGAAGCAGCCCCCACCGGGTATTGTGGCCCCAGCTGCTATGCTGTCCAGCCGCCAGCGCCGCCTCTCCAAGGGCAGCTTCCCCACCTCCCGCCGCAACAGCCTACAGCGCTCTGAGCCCCCAGGCCCTG tGAATTCAGAACAGAAGCCATGTATCTCCCCCACACCAGGGCCCACCATGGAGCTTGTGTTCTCAGAATCTGATGCTTTTCTGACCAACACAACTGAGCAAGGAAGATCCCAGCACTGA
- the WNK4 gene encoding serine/threonine-protein kinase WNK4 isoform X7, producing MLAPPATEATVPMSQTEADLALRPPPPLATAGQPRLGPPPRRARRFSGKAEPRPRSSRVSRRSSVDLGLLSSWSLPPSPAPEPPDPPDSSGPGPARSPPPSSKETSEGTWTKGAPVKAAEDSARPKLPDSAVDPGSREPLRVPEAVALERRREQEEKEDMETQAVATSPDGRYLKFDIEIGRGSFKTVYRGLDTDTTVEVAWCELQTRKLSRAERQRFSEEVEMLKGLQHPNIVRFYDSWKSVLRGQVCIVLVTELMTSGTLKTYLRRFREMKPRVLQRWSRQILRGLHFLHSRVPPILHRDLKCDNVFITGPTGSVKIGDLGLATLKRASFAKSVIGTPEFMAPEMYEEKYDEAVDVYAFGMCMLEMATSEYPYSECQNAAQIYRKVTSGRKPNSFYKVKIPEVKEIIEGCIRTDKNERFTIQDLLAHAFFREERGVHVELAEEDDGEKPGLKLWLRMEDARRGGRPRDNQAIEFLFQLGRDAAEEVAQEMVALGLVCEADYQPVARAVRERVAAIQRKREKLRKARELEALPPEPGPPPATVPMAPGPPSAFPPEPEEPEADQHQPFLFRHASYSSTTSDCETDGYLSSSGFLDASDPALQPPGGVPSSPAESHLCLPSAFALSIPRSGPGSDFSPGDSYASDAASGLSDVGEGMGQMRRPPGRNLRRRPRSRLRVTSVSDQNDRVVECQLQTHNSKMVTFRFDLDGDSPEEIAAAMVYNEFILPSERDGFLRRIREIIQRVETLLKRDTGPMEAAEDTLSPQEEPAPLPALPIPLPDPSNAELQSSNSLEHRSWAAFSTSSSPGTPLSPGNPFSPGTPIFPGPIFPIASPPCHPSPSPFSPISSQVSSNPSPHPTSSPLPFSSSTPEFPVPLSQFPRSSLPMTSPPTFSPTCSQVTLSPPFFPPCPSTPSLPSTTAAPLLSLASAFSLAVMTVAQSLLSPSPGLLSQSPPAPPSPLPSLPLPPPLAPGGQESPSPHTAEVENEASPPPARPLPGEARLAPISEEGKPQLVGRFQVTSSKEPAEPLPLQPTSPTLSGSPKPSTPQLTSESSDTEDSAGAGPETREALAESDRAAEGLGAGVEEEGDDGKEPPVGGSPPPLSHPSPVWMNYSYNSLCLSSEESESSGEDEEFWAELQSLRQKHLSEVETLQTLQKKEIEDLYSRLGKQPPPGIVAPAAMLSSRQRRLSKGSFPTSRRNSLQRSEPPGPVNSEQKPCISPTPGPTMELVFSESDAFLTNTTEQGRSQH from the exons ATGTTGGCACCCCCGGCCACGGAGGCCACCGTCCCCATGTCCCAGACTGAGGCCGACCTGGCGCTGCGGCCCCCGCCGCCTCTTGCCACCGCGGGGCAGCCCCGCCTCGGGCCCCCTCCTCGCCGAGCGCGCCGCTTCTCCGGGAAGGCTGAGCCTCGGCCGCGCTCTTCTCGTGTCAGCCGCCGTAGCTCAGTCGACTTGGGGCTGCTGAGCTCTTGGTCCCTGCCACCCTCACCCGCTCCGGAACCCCCCGATCCTCCGGACTCCTCTGGTCCTGGCCCCGCAAGGAGCCCACCGCCTAGCTCCAAAGAAACCTCCGAGGGCACGTGGACCAAGGGAGCCCCTGTGAAGGCTGCAGAAGACTCCGCGCGTCCCAAGCTTCCGGACTCTGCAGTGGACCCGGGGTCCAGGGAGCCGCTGAGGGTCCCTGAAGCTGTGGCCCTAGAGCGGCGGCGGgagcaggaagaaaaggaggacaTGGAGACCCAGGCTGTGGCAACGTCCCCCGATGGCCGATACCTCAAGTTTGACATCGAGATTGGACGTGGCTCCTTCAAGACGGTGTATCGAGGGCTAGACACCGACACCACAGTGGAGGTGGCCTGGTGTGAGCTGCAG ACTCGGAAACTATCTAGAGCTGAGCGGCAGCGCTTCTCAGAGGAGGTGGAGATGCTCAAGGGGCTGCAGCACCCCAACATCGTCCGCTTCTACGATTCGTGGAAGTCAGTGCTGAGGGGCCAGGTTTGCATCGTGTTGGTCACCGAACTCATGACCTCGGGCACACTTAAGAC GTACCTGAGGCGGTTCCGGGAGATGAAGCCGCGAGTCCTTCAGCGCTGGAGCCGCCAAATCCTGCGGGGACTTCATTTCCTACACTCCCGGGTTCCTCCCATCCTGCACCGGGATCTCAAGTGCGACAATGTCTTTATCACGGGCCCTACTGGCTCCGTCAAAATCGGGGACCTGGGCCTGGCCACGCTCAAGCGCGCCTCCTTTGCCAAGAGTGTCATCG GGACCCCGGAATTCATGGCCCCCGAGATGTACGAGGAAAAGTACGATGAGGCCGTGGACGTGTACGCGTTCGGCATGTGCATGCTGGAGATGGCCACCTCTGAGTACCCGTACTCCGAGTGCCAGAATGCCGCGCAAATCTACCGCAAGGTCACTTCG GGCAGAAAGCCGAACAGCTTCTACAAGGTGAAGATACCCGAGGTGAAGGAGATCATTGAAGGCTGCATCCGCACGGATAAGAACGAGAG GTTCACCATCCAGGACCTCCTGGCCCACGCCTTCTTCCGCGAGGAGCGCGGTGTGCATGTGGAACTAGCGGAGGAGGACGACGGCGAGAAGCCGGGCCTCAAGCTCTGGTTGCGCATGGAGGACGCGCGGCGTGGGGGGCGCCCACGGGACAACCAGGCTATCGAGTTCCTGTTCCAACTGGGCCGGGACGCGGCCGAGGAGGTGGCACAGGAGATG GTAGCTCTGGGCTTGGTCTGTGAAGCCGATTACCAGCCAGTGGCCCGTGCAGTACGTGAACGGGTTGCCGCCATCCAGCGAAAGCGTGAGAAGCTGCGTAAAGCAAGGGAATTGGAGGCACTCCCACCAGAGCCAGGACCTCCACCAGCAACTGTGCCCATGGCTCCCGGTCCCCCCAGTGCTTTCCCCCCTGAACCTGAGGAGCCAGAGGCAGACCAGCACCAGCCCTTCCTTTTCCGCCACGCCAGCTACTCATCTACCACCT CGGATTGCGAGACTGATGGCTACCTCAGCTCCTCCGGCTTCCTGGATGCCTCAGACCCTGCCCTTCAGCCCCCTGGGGGGGTGCCATCTAGCCCAGCTGAGTCCCATCTCTGCCTGCCCTCG GCTTTTGCCCTATCCATTCCACGTTCTGGCCCTGGAAGTGACTTTTCCCCTGGGGACAG CTATGCCTCAGATGCAGCTTCAGGCCTTAGCGATGTGGGAGAAGGGATGGGACAAATGAGGAGACCCCCAGGGAGGAATCTCCGGCGCAGACCCCGATCCCGGCTGCGGGTCACTAGT GTCTCAGACCAGAATGACAGAGTGGTTGAGTGCCAGCTACAGACCCATAACAGCAAGATGGTGACCTTCCGATTTGATCTGGATGGGGACAGCCCGGAAGAGATTGCAGCTGCCATG GTGTATAACGAGTTCATTCTGCCCTCGGAGCGAGATGGATTTCTCAGACGGATTCGGGAGATTATCCAGCGAGTGGAGACCCTGTTGAAGAGAGACACTGGCCCCATGGAGGCTGCTGAAGACACCCTAAGCCCCCAG GAGGAGCCAGCACCATTACCTGCCCTGCCCATCCCTCTCCCAGACCCATCCAATG CAGAGCTCCAGAGCAGCAACTCCCTGGAGCACAGGAGCTGGGCAGCCTTCTCCACCTCATCTTCTCCTGGAACTCCTTTGTCTCCTGGAAACCCATTTTCCCCTGGAACCCCCATTTTCCCAGGTCCCATCTTCCCCATCGCTTCTCCCCCATGTCATCCTAGCCCTTCCCCATTCTCCCCCATTTCTTCCCAGGTCTCCTCAAATCCCTCTCCACACCCCACCAGCTCTCCACTTCCATTCTCCTCCAGCACACCTGAGTTTCCAGTCCCACTCTCTCAGTTTCCCCGGAGTTCTCTCCCCATGACTTCTCCACCTACATTCTCTCCCACTTGTTCTCAGGTCACTCTTAGTCCCCCTTTCTTTCCTCCATGCCCCTccactccttccctcccctccaccacagcagcccctctcctctctctggctAGTGCATTCTCACTGGCTGTGATGACTGTGGCCCAGTCCCTGCTGTCCCCCTCGCCCGGGCTCCTTTCCCAATCTCCTCCAGCCCCTCCTAGTCCCCTCCCTAGCCTGCCGCTTCCCCCTCCCCTTGCTCCTGGTGGCCAGGAGAGTCCTTCACCCCACACAGCTGAGGTGGAGAATGAG GCCTCGCCACCTCCTGCTCGGCCTCTCCCAGGGGAAGCCAGGCTGGCGCCCATCTCTGAAG AGGGAAAGCCGCAGCTTGTTGGGCGTTTCCAAGTGACTTCATCCAAGGAACCAGCTGAGCCTCTTCCCCTGCAGCCAACATCCCCCACTCTCTCCGGTTCTCCGAAACCTTCAACCCCTCAGCTTACTTCAGAGAGCTCAGACACAGAGGACAGTGCTGGAGCCGGGCCAGAGACCAGGGAAGCTCTGGCTGAGAGCGACCGTGCAGCTGAGGGTCTGGGGGCTGGAGTTGAGGAGGAAGGAGATGATGGGAAGGAACCCCCAGTTGGGGGCAGCCCCCCACCCCTGAGCCATCCCAGCCCAGTGTGGATGAACTACTCCTACAACAGCCTGTGTCTGAGCAGCGAGGAGTCAGAAAGCAGTGGGGAAGATGAGGAGTTCTGGGCTGAGCTGCAGAGTCTTCGGCAGAA GCACTTGTCAGAGGTGGAAACACTACAGAcactacagaaaaaagaaattgaagatttGTACAGCCGGCTGGGGAAGCAGCCCCCACCGGGTATTGTGGCCCCAGCTGCTATGCTGTCCAGCCGCCAGCGCCGCCTCTCCAAGGGCAGCTTCCCCACCTCCCGCCGCAACAGCCTACAGCGCTCTGAGCCCCCAGGCCCTG tGAATTCAGAACAGAAGCCATGTATCTCCCCCACACCAGGGCCCACCATGGAGCTTGTGTTCTCAGAATCTGATGCTTTTCTGACCAACACAACTGAGCAAGGAAGATCCCAGCACTGA